CTATACCCTGGATGCCGCGGAATCCCAGAGCATCAACGAATACAAGGGCCCGGCCATCATCATCTCGGCCAGCGGCATGTGCAACGCGGGCCGCGTGCGCCATCACCTCAAGCACAATATCTGGAGGCCCGGGGCGAGCATCGTCTTCGTGGGGTACCAGGCCGTGGGCACCCCCGGCCGCAAGATCGTGGAAAAAGCCAGCAAGATCACCCTGTTCGGCGAGGATATGGAGATCGCGGCCCGCATCTACACCATCAACGGCTTCTCCGCCCACGCCGGACAGGACCAGCTGCTCTCCTGGCTGGAGCCCCTGGTCCACGACAAGGCCAACGTGGTCCTGGTCCACGGAGAAGAAAAGGCCCAGTCCGTCCTTGCCGGCCTGATCAGGGAAAAGTTCGGTGTGACCCCCCTGGTGCCCGGCTACATGGAAGAGATGATCCTGGAAGGCCATCAGGTGGCCCAGACCGTCCAGCACGAGGCCCTGGCCCATCCCCGCGTCAACTGGGACTTCCTCACCGGCGAAGTGGAACGCAAGTGGGACATGTTCAAGGGCAAGCTGGCCGACATCGAGCAAAGCCCCTGGGTCCAGCAGACCGAACTGCAGGACGCCCTGGCCAAGATGGACTATGCCCTGACCCGCCTGCTTTCCCGCATGTGAGGCGAGCCGGCCTGTCCGCATGTCTCATGGGGGGAAGCGGTCCCTTTGCCTGGCGGGCGAACGGGACCCTTCCTCCCATGTCCCCCCCTCCCCCACGACGTGCCATGCGGGCGGCTGCGGCACCGGGAGGCTGCGGCCTGCCCGCAGCAGTCCCCCCGGCGACAGGGCAAAGGGCGGGGATCGTGCCGTGGCCCCGTGACGGCGCCCGTCCTTGCCGGGAGCCGGGGCCGTTCCCGGAGGGCTGCGGAGCCGCCCATTGACGGAAGGGCCGCCCCGCAGGTAAAAGTCATTTCCCTGCCCCGGGGCAGCCTTTGCACCGTCAACCGCCGTCCATCCACGGCACAGAAAACACAGGAAAAACCATGCGCATCATTTCCGGCAGACTGGGCGGCAGACGCATCAGGACCGTGGAGGGCGAAGGCTACCGCCCGGCCATGGGCAAGACGCGCGAATCCCTGTTCTCCATGCTCACCTCGCGCGGCGTGGTCTGGGAAGGCGCGCGCGTGCTCGATCTTTTCGCCGGCAGCGGCAGCCTGGCTTTCGAGGCCGTGAGCCGCGGCGCGGCGCTGGCCGTGCTGGTGGAGAACTCCGCCGCGGCCGCCCGCTGCCTGGCCGACAACATCCGCCAGCTGGGCGTGGAGGACTGCGTGCGCCTGATCCGCGACGACGTGCGCAAGACCCTCAACAACACGCCCCTGGGCTGTTTCGACCTGGTCTTCCTGGACCCGCCCTACCGCAAGAACCTGCTCAACGCCACCCTGCAGGGCCTGCTCAGGCGCAACTGGCTGGCACCCGGCGCCCTCGTCTGCGCCGAGATCGAGAAAGACGCCGCCGTGGCCGCGCCCGACAGCCTGGAACTGCTGGTGGAACGCCATTTTGGTCAAACCCGCATACTGATATGGACACTCGCATGAAACTGGCACTCTATCCCGGTACCTTCGACCCCCTGACCAACGGGCATCTGGCCCTCATCCGCCGCGGCCTGGCCGTCTTCGACCAGATCGTGGTGGCCGTGGCCGACAATACGCCCAAGTTCCCCCTCTTCTCCCAGGAAGAGCGCGTGGCCATGGCCCGCGAGGCCGTGGGCGACGACGAGCGCATCCTGGTGGAGCCCTTCACCGGCCTGACCGTGGAATACGCGGCCAGGCGCGGGGCCTGTGCCATCCTGCGCGGCCTGCGCGCCGTCTCGGACTTCGAATACGAATTCCAGCTGGCCCTCATGAACCGCCGCCTGCAGCGCGACATCCAGACCGTGTTCCTGATGACCGACTACCAGTGGCTGTTCATCAGCTCCACCATCGTCAAGGCCGCGGCCAGCCACGGCGCCGACATCGTGGGCCTGGTGCCCGAGAACGTGCGCCTGCGCCTGATGGAAAAATACCAGCGCGGCGAAGTGCGCCAGGCCACGCCCTGCCTGTCCGCCCCCTACGGCGGCTTCCGCGTCACCAAATAAGATGGCCGCGCCCCTGCCCGTCATCTGTCTGGCCGGCCCCACGGGCTGCGGCAAGACCGCCGCGGCCCTGGCCCTGGCCGAAGCCCTGGACGGCGAGGTCATCAACGCCGACTCCCGCCAGGTCTACAGCGATTTCCCCCTCATCACGGCCCAGCCCTCTCCCGCGGAGCGGGCCTGCTGCCCGCATCACCTGTACGGCTTTCTGCCCACGGAACGGAAGATCAGCGCCGGGCGCTGGGCCGGCCAGGCCGTGGCCGCGGCAAGGGCCGTGCTGGCCCGGGGCCATGTGCCCCTGCTGGTGGGCGGCACCGGCCTGTATTTCCAGGCCCTGCTGCACGGCATCGCCGAGATCCCGGCCGTCGACCCGGCCGTCACCGCCGCCCTCACGGCCCGCCTGGCCGCAGAAGGCCCGGCCGCCCTCCATGCCGAACTGGCCGCCAAAGATCCCGCCTACGCGGCCCGCATCCATCCCAACGACCGCCAGCGCATCGTGCGCGCCCTGGAAGTGCTGGCCGCCACCGGCCATTCCTTCAGCTGGTGGCACGAACACGCCATGCCCGCACCGCCCTGCGCCGGGCCTTTGCTGGTGCTGGACATGGAGCTGGATGCCCTGACGCCCCGCCTGGCCCGCCGCATCGACCTGATGCTGGAACAGGGGGCCCTGGACGAGGCCCGCGCCGCCCGGCAGCGCTGTGACGACGCCGCGGCCCCGGGCTGGTCCGGCATCGGCTGCGCCGAGGTGCTGGCCCATCTGCGCGGGGACCTTTCCCTGGCGGAGTGCCGCCGCCTCTGGCTGCACAACACCCGCGCCTACGCCAAGCGCCAGCGTACCTGGTTCCGGGCCCGCAGCGGGGCCCGCTTCTTCGCGCCGCAGGATCTGGACGGCCTGCTGGCGGCTGCCCGGCAGGCCTGCTGAAGCGGCACGGCGGCCACGCGCCACGGCTCACGGCACCATGCCGGCACGGCGCCGGCTGGGGAATGGCGCGTGCCCCCTGCATCCGGCCCGTCCGGGCGGCGGGCGCGCCGAAGCGGCCGGAAGCCCCGCCCCATCGCAGATCACAGAAAATTTCTCAAAACATTTCCCGGCATCCTGCCGGGGGCCCCGGCCCCGCCCGCCGTTCCCCCCCTTGCCCGCTCCGTTCCCGAAACAGGGCCAGCCGCAAAGGATTTTTCCCGCCGCGCCCTCGTCCCGGCCCCGCCCGGATGCCCCAATACCAGTGTGCAAGTAAGCTTTTCAGCCTGCGCCCCCCCCTTGACGAGACCTTGTGCCTGCGGTAACTTGCCACACATTATTGGTGTGTTTGGCTCATGAGAGCCGGAGGACGCCCGCGGCCCTGCGCTGCGGGAGAATGGGGAAAAGTCTGTTTCAAAAGGACGAGCACATGAGGAACGGTAAAGCACTGCTTTTGGCGGCGGTGATTGCCTTGGCCGGCGTGGCCTGTCTGATGCTTCCCGAAGCCAACCGCGCTGTGGCGGTGGGCCTGGAAGAATCCGACGCGGAAATGCCTAATGCCACGGTTCTCTTTCCGGTCAGCGAAAAGCCCAATCCCAAGGGCGCCAGCATGACGCCGGTGACATTCAACCATCAGGCCCACGTCGACAAAATCGACGACTGCACGGCCTGCCATCACACGGGCGATATGGTGGCCTGCAGCACCTGTCATACCGTGGAAGGCAAGGCCGAGGGCAATTTCATCACCCTTGAGCGCGCCATGCACGCCACCAAGATCGCCCCGCGCAAGGATGGCGTCACGCCCAAGAGCTGTGTGAGCTGTCACGAAGAACAGTACAAGGAACGCCGCGAATGCGCCGGCTGCCACGAGATCGTCACCCCCAAGCGTGACGCCCGGTGGTGTGGCGTGTGCCATGTGGTCACCTCCAAGATGACCCCCGAACAGTA
This is a stretch of genomic DNA from Desulfovibrio piger. It encodes these proteins:
- the coaD gene encoding pantetheine-phosphate adenylyltransferase, coding for MDTRMKLALYPGTFDPLTNGHLALIRRGLAVFDQIVVAVADNTPKFPLFSQEERVAMAREAVGDDERILVEPFTGLTVEYAARRGACAILRGLRAVSDFEYEFQLALMNRRLQRDIQTVFLMTDYQWLFISSTIVKAAASHGADIVGLVPENVRLRLMEKYQRGEVRQATPCLSAPYGGFRVTK
- the miaA gene encoding tRNA (adenosine(37)-N6)-dimethylallyltransferase MiaA is translated as MAAPLPVICLAGPTGCGKTAAALALAEALDGEVINADSRQVYSDFPLITAQPSPAERACCPHHLYGFLPTERKISAGRWAGQAVAAARAVLARGHVPLLVGGTGLYFQALLHGIAEIPAVDPAVTAALTARLAAEGPAALHAELAAKDPAYAARIHPNDRQRIVRALEVLAATGHSFSWWHEHAMPAPPCAGPLLVLDMELDALTPRLARRIDLMLEQGALDEARAARQRCDDAAAPGWSGIGCAEVLAHLRGDLSLAECRRLWLHNTRAYAKRQRTWFRARSGARFFAPQDLDGLLAAARQAC
- a CDS encoding cytochrome c3 family protein, which translates into the protein MIALAGVACLMLPEANRAVAVGLEESDAEMPNATVLFPVSEKPNPKGASMTPVTFNHQAHVDKIDDCTACHHTGDMVACSTCHTVEGKAEGNFITLERAMHATKIAPRKDGVTPKSCVSCHEEQYKERRECAGCHEIVTPKRDARWCGVCHVVTSKMTPEQYQLGVAGKLSAEDRTALAEATIEERKPVDYMAPEACPYKVVIGSLSDKFEPNLFNHRRHVSSLMKRIEGDNLAKAFHSEPEILCTTCHHRSPLSATPPKCGSCHSAKIDPRVPDRPTLKAAYHLQCMGCHDGMDVARPLDTSCASCHKPRATENAN
- the rsmD gene encoding 16S rRNA (guanine(966)-N(2))-methyltransferase RsmD; amino-acid sequence: MRIISGRLGGRRIRTVEGEGYRPAMGKTRESLFSMLTSRGVVWEGARVLDLFAGSGSLAFEAVSRGAALAVLVENSAAAARCLADNIRQLGVEDCVRLIRDDVRKTLNNTPLGCFDLVFLDPPYRKNLLNATLQGLLRRNWLAPGALVCAEIEKDAAVAAPDSLELLVERHFGQTRILIWTLA